From Paenibacillus sp. PL2-23:
GCGCTGGAGCGGTGGCGCCTTGGCAGGGGCTATGGCAGACCGGGGGCGAAGCTTGCAGCCGAGCTTGCAGCCTTGCAGAACCGGGTGTCAAGACTGGTAAGGAAGCTTGAGCTGGAGAGAGCGAGAAAGAAGGCTTAATGATGAAATCTATTGCAACGGCCAAAGGCCTGTTAATTGATTTGGACGGCACCTTGTATCATGGCCATGTTCGAATTGAAGGAGCGGACCGTTTCATCGGTTATTTGCGCTCGAATGGCATTCCGTATTTATATGTGACCAATAATTCATCGGCAACACCGGAGGAGGTTGCGTCCAGGCTGGTCGGAATGGGTATTCCGGCTGAAGCGGAGGATGTATGCACTTCCGCTCAGGCGGCCGCGGGGCATATTGCAGAGACATCGCCGGGAGCATCCGTGTTCGTCATCGGGGAATCGGGTCTGTGCACCGCTCTGCTGGACGCTGGACTGCATCTGACAGAGAAGGAGCCGGATTACGTCGTGCAGGGCATCGATCGCCAGCTGACCTATGAACGTGCGGCGCGCGCAGTGACGTTCATACGAGGAGGGGCAGGCTCTATTCTGACGAATCCTGATCTTCTGCTGCCAACGGCCGGCGGCTTCATGCCGGGAGCGGGCTCTATTGGCGCTATGCTGCAGGCTGCGTCAGGCGTTAAGCCAACGCTGATAGGCAAGCCCTCAGACATTCTGATGAACTATGCGCTAGGCAGGCTTGGCACACTCGCGGATGAAACCTGGGTGATCGGCGACAATGTGGCTACGGACATCGCGGCTGGCATTGCGGCTGGCTGCGGCACGATGCTGCTGCTGACGGGCCTGACAAATGCGGACAATATGGAGCATTATATAGAAGCAGCCGGCTGCAAGCCAGACTCCATCTGCCAGAGCCTGGATCAACTGATCGCGGAGCTCGGCAGACGCAGCTAAGGGATTGGATAAGGAACAGAAGCACACGCAGGGAGGATTAAAGCTTATATGCAGGAACTTCCGGAGGTAGACATCTATCGGGCGATGCTCGCCGAGCGTTATGCGGGAGCCCAGATTACAGCTATGCATATCCATAACGAGCTGATCGAAGCCGATGCGGCTCAATCGCTGGTACAAGACGTCGTCGGCCAAACGATTTGGTTCGTGGAACGAAGAGCCCAGCATCTGGTATTCCATCTCGACAACGGGAAACGCCTTATGATTCAGGTCAGT
This genomic window contains:
- a CDS encoding TIGR01457 family HAD-type hydrolase codes for the protein MKSIATAKGLLIDLDGTLYHGHVRIEGADRFIGYLRSNGIPYLYVTNNSSATPEEVASRLVGMGIPAEAEDVCTSAQAAAGHIAETSPGASVFVIGESGLCTALLDAGLHLTEKEPDYVVQGIDRQLTYERAARAVTFIRGGAGSILTNPDLLLPTAGGFMPGAGSIGAMLQAASGVKPTLIGKPSDILMNYALGRLGTLADETWVIGDNVATDIAAGIAAGCGTMLLLTGLTNADNMEHYIEAAGCKPDSICQSLDQLIAELGRRS